One window from the genome of Streptomyces sp. NBC_01476 encodes:
- the fxsT gene encoding FxSxx-COOH system tetratricopeptide repeat protein, whose translation MSSPAQGAGELQNHAAAACVALLTADGAADLLGSGFFVAPGKVLTCAHVVAGHRRVTVRSSAGDDRGDVVLAVPREAAEEGPWPLPDLALIDVPATPAVQIDAYLRRVTGHDSQPFRYRPTGYPKPLDQTYMAALDDVVTASPAAGELLKLLSLMASAPTPVRMFGNLPALAGTLPSPGLASLPQLLERGGSERDIVNVIRRHSLARITLDQDEQTIEMHRVPQRVIEGCIPEADLGVYRHLIHLMLRERDLVAARSVSQWQIMLDIWRNLESSQAWDCTRCAGDQTTRSLMLHVIRTLMVWGESEHSVITARAVLATWEPILGSDHTDIREATLELANALRNQGAAKESLELDQALADRIEEVPDTRPEIAIRVGLNLGGDLRRLGRYAEAREVDERTRERAAAEFGENDRLSLMARNNAAVSSLLLAEPRRALEQDQALWRDQRRIRGDGDRATLIALNRIARAHRDLGEYRQAAEMQEQTAQRCRKLFEPDSVIALTATLNLAACLRAVGSYDEGWRNVQNVVEPMRRVLGAEHPEHIMALSELASALRCTGRATEALVPGRRAVDLSVAVNGEDHPSTAICRNNLALVHLALRDGYSAEPLFEAAAAAFGTSLPQDHPHALAVRVNRATGAWLRREYERADRAETETQPLLNRTLGEDHPWSLAGAANHVTTIDALGSPIRRIAANGQWERTKYGYARTLGREHPDAMVCAGRSSRVLIGLDAPSV comes from the coding sequence GTGAGTAGCCCGGCGCAGGGCGCCGGTGAGCTGCAGAACCACGCGGCTGCCGCCTGCGTGGCGCTGCTCACCGCGGACGGCGCCGCCGACCTGCTCGGCTCCGGCTTCTTCGTCGCCCCCGGCAAGGTGCTGACCTGCGCGCATGTCGTCGCCGGCCATCGCCGGGTGACGGTCCGCAGCAGCGCGGGCGACGACCGCGGTGACGTCGTGCTCGCCGTCCCGCGAGAAGCGGCCGAGGAGGGCCCGTGGCCGCTGCCGGACCTGGCGCTGATCGACGTCCCCGCCACCCCTGCGGTACAGATCGACGCCTATCTGCGCCGGGTCACCGGCCATGACTCCCAGCCGTTCCGGTACCGGCCCACCGGATACCCCAAGCCGCTCGACCAGACCTACATGGCCGCGCTCGACGATGTGGTCACGGCCTCACCCGCGGCCGGCGAACTGCTGAAGCTGCTCTCCTTGATGGCCAGCGCGCCCACCCCGGTACGAATGTTCGGGAACCTGCCGGCACTCGCCGGGACACTGCCGAGCCCCGGCCTGGCGAGCCTGCCGCAACTGCTGGAGCGCGGCGGCAGCGAGCGGGACATCGTCAATGTGATCCGCCGTCACTCGCTGGCCCGTATCACCCTCGACCAGGACGAGCAGACCATCGAGATGCACCGCGTCCCCCAGCGGGTGATCGAGGGCTGCATCCCCGAGGCGGACCTGGGGGTCTACCGCCATCTGATCCACCTGATGCTGCGCGAGCGCGATCTGGTCGCGGCCCGCTCGGTCTCCCAGTGGCAGATCATGCTGGACATCTGGCGGAACCTGGAGAGTTCCCAGGCATGGGACTGCACCCGTTGCGCCGGGGACCAGACCACCCGGTCGCTGATGCTGCACGTCATCCGCACGCTGATGGTCTGGGGCGAGTCGGAGCACAGCGTGATCACCGCCCGCGCGGTGCTCGCCACCTGGGAGCCGATCCTCGGCAGTGACCACACCGACATCAGGGAAGCCACCCTGGAACTCGCCAACGCGCTGCGCAACCAGGGCGCGGCGAAGGAGTCGCTGGAACTGGACCAGGCGCTCGCCGACCGGATCGAGGAGGTTCCCGACACCCGCCCGGAGATCGCGATCAGGGTGGGTCTCAACCTCGGCGGCGACCTGCGCCGGCTGGGCCGCTACGCCGAGGCCCGGGAGGTCGACGAACGCACCCGGGAGCGGGCCGCCGCGGAGTTCGGCGAGAACGACCGGCTCTCCTTGATGGCCCGGAACAACGCGGCCGTCTCCAGCCTGCTGCTGGCCGAGCCACGGCGGGCGCTGGAGCAGGACCAGGCACTCTGGCGCGACCAGCGGCGGATCCGCGGTGACGGCGACCGGGCGACGCTGATCGCCCTCAACCGGATCGCCCGCGCCCACCGCGACCTCGGGGAGTACCGGCAGGCCGCCGAGATGCAGGAGCAGACCGCGCAGCGGTGCCGCAAGCTCTTCGAACCCGACAGCGTGATCGCGCTGACCGCCACCTTGAACCTCGCCGCGTGCCTGCGGGCGGTCGGCTCGTACGACGAGGGCTGGCGGAACGTGCAGAACGTCGTGGAGCCCATGCGGCGGGTGCTCGGCGCCGAGCACCCCGAGCACATCATGGCCCTGTCCGAACTGGCCTCCGCGCTGCGCTGCACCGGCCGGGCCACCGAGGCGCTGGTCCCCGGCCGGCGCGCGGTGGACCTCTCGGTGGCGGTGAACGGCGAGGACCACCCGTCCACCGCCATCTGCCGCAACAACCTCGCACTGGTTCATCTGGCGCTGCGGGACGGCTACTCCGCCGAGCCGCTCTTCGAGGCCGCGGCGGCCGCCTTCGGCACCTCCCTGCCGCAGGACCACCCGCACGCCCTCGCGGTCCGCGTCAACCGGGCGACCGGCGCCTGGCTGCGCCGGGAGTACGAACGGGCGGACCGGGCGGAGACCGAGACGCAGCCGCTGCTCAACAGGACCCTCGGTGAGGACCACCCGTGGTCGCTGGCCGGCGCCGCCAACCACGTCACCACCATCGACGCGCTCGGCTCGCCGATCCGCCGGATCGCCGCCAACGGCCAGTGGGAGCGCACCAAGTACGGCTACGCCCGCACCCTGGGCCGGGAACATCCGGACGCGATGGTGTGTGCCGGCCGCTCGTCCCGCGTCCTCATCGGACTGGACGCGCCCTCGGTGTGA
- a CDS encoding uridine kinase has product MRLTPITWPRLAETLAERVATAPPPGPWWRVAVDGAPAAGTGELADALAAALPALGHPVLRVRAEAFWRPASLRLEYGHEDVDAYYQLWLDAGALRREVLEPLGPGGTGRALPSLRDPVTDRSTRAGYVQLPPGGVLVLDGPLLLGQGLPLDLTVHLRLSQGALERRTPQEDRWTLPAYDRYDREALPEETADVLVRADDPRHPAWTG; this is encoded by the coding sequence GTGCGACTGACCCCGATCACCTGGCCGCGGCTGGCCGAGACCCTGGCAGAACGCGTCGCCACGGCGCCCCCGCCCGGACCCTGGTGGCGCGTCGCGGTGGACGGCGCCCCCGCGGCCGGCACCGGCGAACTCGCCGACGCCCTGGCCGCCGCGCTGCCGGCCCTCGGCCACCCGGTGCTCCGGGTCCGCGCCGAGGCATTCTGGCGCCCGGCCTCGCTGCGCCTGGAGTACGGCCACGAGGACGTCGACGCGTACTACCAACTCTGGCTGGACGCCGGCGCGCTCCGCCGCGAGGTGCTCGAACCGCTGGGCCCCGGCGGCACCGGACGCGCCCTGCCCTCGCTGCGCGACCCGGTCACCGACCGCTCCACCCGGGCCGGCTACGTACAACTGCCGCCCGGCGGGGTGCTGGTGCTGGACGGGCCGCTGCTGCTCGGGCAGGGGCTGCCGCTCGACCTGACCGTTCATCTGCGGCTCTCCCAGGGCGCGTTGGAGCGCCGCACCCCGCAGGAGGACCGGTGGACGCTGCCCGCGTACGACCGCTACGACCGCGAGGCACTGCCCGAAGAGACCGCCGATGTCCTGGTACGCGCCGACGACCCCCGGCACCCCGCCTGGACCGGCTGA
- a CDS encoding CU044_2847 family protein, translating to MKVKDTREAPAGGYAQDAGGLRDRLRRRDPDTPVPLSGFTEAIHGIARSVHDGLQSIAPHSVEIEFGLDIEIASGELVSMLADVHATSSIRITLGWENGRARQREGDQEGSGEDDHSDGDSDSDGPAGPDGTAADSAAAVPPEGGPAPAAPPPARGADAGE from the coding sequence GTGAAGGTCAAGGACACCCGCGAGGCCCCGGCCGGCGGCTACGCCCAGGACGCCGGCGGTCTCCGTGACCGGCTGCGGCGCCGCGATCCGGACACCCCGGTGCCGCTCTCCGGATTCACCGAGGCGATCCACGGAATCGCCCGCAGCGTCCACGACGGCCTGCAGTCCATCGCCCCGCACAGCGTGGAGATCGAGTTCGGCCTCGACATCGAGATCGCCTCGGGCGAACTGGTCAGCATGCTCGCCGATGTGCACGCCACCTCGTCCATCAGGATCACCCTCGGCTGGGAGAACGGCCGCGCCCGGCAGCGGGAAGGCGACCAGGAGGGCAGCGGCGAGGACGACCACAGCGACGGCGACAGCGACAGCGACGGGCCCGCCGGCCCGGACGGCACCGCGGCTGACTCCGCCGCGGCCGTACCGCCCGAGGGGGGACCGGCCCCGGCGGCCCCGCCCCCGGCCCGCGGCGCGGACGCCGGTGAGTAG
- the yczE gene encoding membrane protein YczE — protein sequence MPFRGPLPYRRLVRLYAGLGLYGASDALVIRGDLGLDPWDVLHQGLSRHTGISIGDVSIVVGAAVLLLWWPLRQRPGLGTVSNVFLVGTGIDLTLAVVPHYGALAVRIPLLVAGVVLNGAATGLYLAARFGPGPRDGLMTGLHRRTGRSLRSIRTVIELTVLAAGFLLGGGVGVGTVLYATTIGPLAQFFLRVFASPRESPGNYGRQRLSGAI from the coding sequence CTGCCGTTCCGCGGGCCGCTGCCGTACCGCAGGCTGGTCCGCCTCTATGCCGGCCTCGGCCTCTACGGCGCGAGCGACGCCCTGGTGATCCGCGGCGACCTGGGACTCGACCCGTGGGACGTGCTCCACCAGGGCCTGTCCCGGCACACCGGGATCAGCATCGGCGATGTCTCCATTGTCGTCGGCGCGGCCGTGCTGCTGCTGTGGTGGCCGCTGCGGCAGCGGCCGGGCCTGGGTACGGTCTCCAACGTCTTCCTGGTGGGCACCGGAATCGACCTGACGCTGGCGGTCGTCCCGCACTACGGCGCCCTGGCGGTCAGGATCCCGCTGCTCGTCGCGGGCGTGGTGCTCAACGGCGCGGCGACCGGCCTCTATCTCGCCGCCCGCTTCGGCCCAGGACCGCGCGACGGACTGATGACCGGGCTGCACCGCAGGACCGGGCGTTCGCTCCGGTCGATCAGGACCGTGATCGAACTGACCGTGCTCGCCGCGGGTTTTCTGCTCGGCGGCGGGGTAGGAGTCGGAACGGTGCTTTACGCGACCACTATCGGCCCGCTCGCCCAGTTCTTCCTGCGGGTCTTCGCGTCACCGCGGGAGTCACCCGGGAACTACGGGCGACAGCGGTTGTCGGGGGCGATTTAG
- a CDS encoding RNA polymerase-binding protein RbpA — translation MSERALRGTRLGATSYETDRGIDLAPRQTVEYACRNGHRFEMPFSVEAEIPPEWECRACGQTALLVDGEGPEEKAVKPARTHWDMLMERRTLEELEEVLAERLAVLRSGAMNIAVHPRDNRKSA, via the coding sequence ATGAGTGAGCGAGCTCTCCGCGGCACGCGACTCGGGGCCACCAGCTACGAGACCGACCGCGGTATCGATCTGGCCCCGCGCCAGACCGTTGAGTACGCATGCCGGAACGGCCATCGATTTGAGATGCCGTTCTCGGTTGAGGCCGAGATTCCGCCGGAGTGGGAATGCCGCGCCTGCGGCCAGACCGCACTTCTGGTGGACGGAGAGGGCCCCGAGGAGAAGGCCGTCAAACCGGCGCGCACGCACTGGGACATGCTCATGGAGCGGCGCACGCTGGAGGAGCTGGAGGAGGTGCTGGCCGAACGGCTGGCCGTCCTGCGCTCCGGCGCGATGAACATCGCGGTGCATCCGCGAGACAACCGCAAGAGCGCCTGA
- a CDS encoding GNAT family N-acetyltransferase — translation MTVAIAPLTTEHIPMAAQRYDRWFSRARRPPSQRSWLADGPVRGDELLGKLHTAPGLEACRALDGDGELIGHLAAIPVDLAPDDPAALRSHPRSALVPHGGHALPSGRESEVLRALYVRVAARLVADRRLVHYAWVPAGETATSPWADLGFGRELVHGLMGVKPRGRQPRGVEGLAIRRAGPGDLPQIGRMAAESSRRHRETAVFQPQPEGALAALRLRYADALGDPRCGAWIASRRGEEIGMVLLHPAIPDPVIPESCVELAEAYVEPAARGEGISRVLLATALAWAYDNGHRYMSARWPSASPTAAGHWPAFGFRPVAYRLSRTLDARIGGAPGTY, via the coding sequence ATGACTGTCGCCATCGCGCCGCTGACCACCGAGCACATACCCATGGCCGCACAGCGGTACGACCGCTGGTTCTCGCGCGCCCGCCGCCCCCCTTCCCAGCGATCGTGGCTGGCCGACGGCCCGGTACGGGGCGATGAGCTGCTCGGCAAGCTGCACACCGCCCCCGGCCTTGAGGCGTGCCGCGCGCTGGACGGTGACGGCGAGCTGATCGGTCACCTCGCCGCGATCCCGGTCGACCTCGCGCCCGACGACCCGGCCGCGCTGCGCAGCCATCCGCGCTCCGCGCTGGTCCCGCACGGCGGCCACGCGCTGCCCTCCGGCCGGGAGAGCGAGGTGCTGCGCGCGCTCTACGTCCGGGTCGCCGCCCGCCTGGTCGCCGACCGGCGGCTGGTGCACTACGCCTGGGTGCCGGCCGGCGAGACCGCCACCTCCCCGTGGGCCGACCTCGGCTTCGGCCGCGAACTCGTGCATGGACTGATGGGCGTCAAACCGCGCGGCCGGCAGCCCCGCGGCGTCGAAGGGCTCGCCATCCGCCGGGCCGGCCCCGGCGACCTGCCGCAGATCGGCCGGATGGCCGCCGAGTCCTCCCGCCGGCACCGCGAGACCGCGGTCTTCCAGCCCCAGCCGGAAGGCGCGCTGGCCGCGCTCCGGCTCCGCTACGCCGACGCGCTCGGCGACCCCCGCTGCGGTGCCTGGATCGCCTCCCGCCGGGGCGAGGAGATCGGCATGGTGCTGCTCCACCCGGCGATACCGGACCCGGTGATACCGGAGTCCTGCGTCGAACTCGCCGAGGCGTACGTGGAACCCGCCGCCCGCGGCGAGGGCATCAGCCGGGTGCTGCTGGCCACCGCACTGGCCTGGGCGTACGACAACGGTCACCGCTACATGTCGGCCCGCTGGCCGTCCGCCTCCCCGACCGCGGCCGGCCACTGGCCGGCCTTCGGCTTCCGCCCGGTCGCCTACCGCCTCAGCCGCACCCTGGACGCCCGCATCGGGGGCGCGCCGGGCACCTACTGA
- the fxsA gene encoding FxsA family membrane protein translates to MTTSSPPPVRPQPTERPQRRRSRARTVVPLVIAAWAVLEIWLLIVVAGATNGFVVFLCILAGFVLGAAAVKRAGRSAWRNLAATVQRQQRQAGGPGPAEGEEPLQPGGSRTGLHMLGGMLLIIPGFVSDAVGLVLLFPPTRKLTGAILDRVLARKLSAPATAADPGSLGDLLSQAREAEEQSRIHRPDGKVIPGEVVDRDKP, encoded by the coding sequence ATGACGACGAGTTCACCGCCCCCGGTCCGCCCGCAGCCGACCGAACGCCCCCAGCGGCGGCGCTCGCGCGCCCGCACGGTGGTGCCGCTGGTGATCGCGGCGTGGGCGGTGCTGGAGATCTGGCTGCTGATCGTGGTGGCCGGGGCGACCAACGGGTTCGTCGTCTTCCTGTGCATCCTGGCCGGCTTCGTGCTGGGTGCGGCGGCGGTGAAGCGGGCCGGCCGCAGCGCCTGGCGGAATCTCGCGGCGACCGTGCAGCGGCAGCAGCGCCAAGCCGGCGGCCCCGGGCCTGCCGAGGGCGAGGAGCCGCTGCAGCCCGGCGGCAGCCGTACCGGGCTGCACATGCTGGGCGGGATGCTGCTGATCATCCCCGGATTCGTCTCGGACGCGGTCGGCCTGGTGCTGCTCTTCCCGCCGACCCGTAAGCTCACCGGCGCGATCCTGGACCGGGTGCTGGCCCGCAAGCTCTCCGCCCCGGCCACCGCGGCCGACCCCGGCTCGCTCGGCGACCTGCTGTCGCAGGCCCGCGAGGCCGAGGAGCAGTCACGCATCCACCGCCCGGACGGCAAGGTCATCCCGGGCGAGGTCGTCGACCGCGACAAGCCCTGA
- the yczR gene encoding MocR-like transcription factor YczR: MSQWTASVSAAHLARLLEPRPRTGGGGRRLPAYRGLADGVRLLVLEGRVQVAARLPAERELALALGVSRTTVAAAYEALRAEGFARSRRGAGSWTAVPEGHVLPSRSLEPLPPDAAGSVIDLGTAALPAPEPWLTRAMEGALAELPAYAATHGDFPAGLPVLREAIAERYTARGVPTMPEQIMVTTGAMGAIGAAARRLVGLGERVAVESPSYANVLELFRETGSRLVPVALKEGLGGWEMDAWRRVLRDAAPRMAYVMPDFHNPTGTLVGDDERRELVEAARAAGTVLVADETMAELVLDGAESGVRPMAAFDRGGTVMTVGSASKAVWAGLRIGWVRTTPDAVRRLVSARAYLDLGSPVVDQLAVAWLLRGQGWDQALAARRRRAAECRDDLAAALRERVPDWEFTVPRGGMTMWVRTGDVSGSRLAVAGERLGVRVPSGPRFGVDGAFESYVRIPFTVSGPLAAEAAARLAHAADVVRSGGGADGEGTSLFVA, from the coding sequence ATGTCGCAGTGGACCGCGTCGGTGAGTGCGGCGCATCTCGCCCGGCTGCTCGAACCCCGGCCGCGCACCGGTGGGGGCGGCCGCAGGCTGCCCGCCTACCGCGGACTGGCCGATGGCGTACGGCTGCTGGTGCTGGAGGGCCGGGTCCAGGTGGCGGCCCGGCTGCCCGCGGAACGCGAACTGGCCCTCGCGCTCGGCGTGAGCCGGACCACGGTGGCAGCCGCGTACGAGGCGCTGCGGGCGGAGGGCTTCGCCCGCTCCCGGCGCGGCGCGGGGAGCTGGACCGCGGTCCCGGAGGGACACGTGCTGCCCTCGCGCAGCCTGGAGCCGCTGCCGCCGGACGCGGCCGGCTCGGTGATCGACCTCGGCACCGCGGCGCTGCCCGCGCCCGAGCCGTGGCTGACCCGGGCGATGGAGGGCGCGCTCGCCGAACTCCCCGCGTACGCGGCCACCCACGGCGACTTCCCGGCCGGGCTCCCGGTGCTGCGGGAGGCCATCGCGGAGCGGTACACCGCGCGCGGGGTGCCGACGATGCCCGAGCAGATCATGGTGACCACCGGGGCGATGGGCGCGATCGGTGCCGCGGCCCGGCGGCTGGTGGGCCTGGGGGAGCGGGTGGCCGTGGAGTCACCGAGCTACGCCAATGTGCTGGAGCTGTTCCGGGAGACCGGGTCCCGGCTGGTGCCGGTGGCCTTGAAGGAAGGGCTCGGCGGCTGGGAGATGGACGCCTGGCGCCGGGTGCTGCGGGATGCCGCACCGCGGATGGCCTACGTGATGCCGGACTTCCACAACCCCACCGGGACGCTGGTCGGCGACGACGAGCGGCGTGAACTGGTGGAGGCCGCGCGGGCCGCCGGGACGGTGCTGGTCGCTGACGAGACGATGGCCGAACTCGTGCTGGACGGCGCGGAGTCGGGGGTACGGCCGATGGCCGCGTTCGACCGCGGCGGCACGGTGATGACGGTGGGTTCGGCGAGCAAGGCGGTGTGGGCGGGGCTGCGGATCGGCTGGGTCCGCACCACTCCGGACGCGGTGCGGCGGCTGGTCTCGGCCCGTGCCTATCTGGACCTCGGCTCGCCGGTGGTGGACCAGCTGGCGGTGGCCTGGCTGCTGCGCGGCCAAGGCTGGGACCAGGCGCTGGCCGCACGGCGGCGGCGGGCGGCGGAGTGCCGGGACGACCTGGCGGCGGCGCTGCGGGAGCGGGTCCCGGACTGGGAGTTCACGGTGCCGCGGGGCGGGATGACCATGTGGGTCCGCACCGGTGACGTCTCCGGCTCCCGGCTGGCCGTGGCCGGCGAACGCCTCGGGGTCCGTGTCCCCTCCGGTCCCCGCTTCGGCGTCGACGGCGCCTTCGAGTCCTACGTCCGGATCCCCTTCACCGTCAGCGGGCCGCTCGCCGCCGAGGCGGCGGCCCGGCTGGCCCACGCCGCCGACGTGGTGCGCTCCGGCGGCGGCGCGGACGGCGAGGGCACCAGCCTCTTCGTGGCCTGA
- the rho gene encoding transcription termination factor Rho, with protein sequence MTDILERPQVQRDMPPATVAGVLDVSGGRGGRLRASGWLPSPGDVQVSAAQIRAADLRKGDLVEGVTGRSGILDEVRLVNGRPPGLSRRHFADLTPLHPRQRLRLESDRLKGSSAAAGRIIDLMAPVGKGQRGLIVAPPKAGKTMLLQSIAASVAANHPEAHLMVVLLDERPEEVTDMRRSVRGEVISSTFDQPAKQHIAVAELAVERAKRLVELGQDVVILLDSLTRLCRAHNTAGAGSGRTLSGGVDAAALTGPKRLFGAARLAEEGGSLTILATALVDTGSRADDFYYEELKGTGNMELHLDRALAERRIFPAVDVLTSGTRREELLLPAGELSVVRGLRRALYGRDAQSGIDVLLERMRQTPDNAAFLKQIQSTLPA encoded by the coding sequence ATGACCGACATTCTTGAACGCCCGCAGGTACAGCGGGACATGCCACCGGCCACCGTGGCCGGCGTGCTCGATGTGAGCGGCGGCCGGGGCGGCCGGCTGCGTGCTTCCGGGTGGCTGCCGTCACCCGGTGACGTCCAGGTCTCCGCGGCGCAGATCCGTGCCGCGGACCTCCGCAAGGGGGACCTGGTCGAAGGGGTAACCGGCCGGTCCGGCATCCTCGATGAGGTACGGCTGGTCAACGGACGCCCGCCTGGCCTCAGTCGGCGGCACTTCGCCGATCTGACCCCGCTGCACCCGCGGCAGCGGCTACGGCTGGAGAGCGATCGGCTCAAGGGGTCGAGCGCCGCCGCCGGGCGGATCATCGATCTGATGGCGCCGGTCGGCAAGGGCCAGCGCGGGCTGATCGTGGCGCCGCCCAAAGCGGGCAAGACCATGCTGCTGCAGAGCATCGCGGCCTCCGTCGCCGCGAATCATCCCGAGGCCCATCTGATGGTGGTGCTGCTCGACGAGCGCCCGGAAGAGGTCACCGACATGCGGCGCAGCGTGCGCGGTGAGGTGATCTCGTCGACCTTCGACCAGCCGGCCAAGCAGCACATCGCGGTGGCGGAACTGGCCGTGGAGCGGGCCAAGCGGCTGGTGGAGCTGGGGCAGGACGTGGTGATCCTGCTGGACTCGCTGACCCGGCTGTGCCGGGCGCACAACACCGCGGGCGCCGGCAGCGGACGCACCCTGTCCGGCGGCGTGGACGCGGCGGCGCTGACCGGGCCGAAGCGGCTCTTCGGCGCGGCCCGGCTGGCCGAGGAGGGCGGCTCGCTCACCATCCTGGCCACCGCCCTGGTGGACACCGGCTCGCGTGCCGACGACTTCTACTACGAGGAGCTCAAGGGCACCGGCAACATGGAGCTCCACCTGGACCGGGCGCTGGCCGAACGCCGGATCTTCCCCGCGGTCGACGTGCTCACCTCCGGCACCCGCCGCGAGGAACTGCTGTTGCCGGCCGGCGAACTGTCGGTGGTACGCGGGCTGCGCCGGGCCCTGTACGGGCGCGACGCCCAGTCGGGCATCGATGTGCTGCTGGAGCGGATGCGGCAGACCCCGGACAACGCGGCCTTCCTCAAGCAGATCCAGAGCACCCTGCCGGCCTGA
- a CDS encoding polyprenol monophosphomannose synthase, whose protein sequence is MTENDGEQRNHGPLGQILVIIPTYNEAENIKPIVARVRASVPEAHLLIADDNSPDGTGKIADELSQSDENVHVMHRQGKEGLGAAYLAGFQWGIDAGYGVLVEMDADGSHQPEELPRLLTALKSADLVLGSRWISGGRVVNWPKSREFISRGGSTYSRLLLDVPIRDVTGGYRAFRRETLEGLGLGEVASAGYCFQVDLAWRAVKAGFHVVEVPITFVERERGDSKMSRSILVEALWRVTAWGVGSRVAKVTKRTD, encoded by the coding sequence GTGACAGAGAACGACGGGGAGCAGCGGAATCACGGCCCGCTCGGGCAGATTCTGGTGATCATCCCGACCTACAACGAGGCCGAGAACATCAAGCCGATCGTCGCGCGGGTGCGGGCATCGGTCCCCGAGGCCCACCTCCTGATCGCCGACGACAACAGCCCGGACGGCACGGGCAAGATCGCCGACGAACTGTCGCAGAGCGACGAGAACGTGCACGTCATGCACCGGCAGGGCAAGGAGGGCCTCGGCGCGGCCTATCTGGCCGGCTTCCAGTGGGGCATCGACGCCGGATACGGCGTCCTGGTCGAGATGGACGCCGACGGCTCCCACCAGCCCGAGGAACTCCCGCGGCTGCTCACTGCCCTCAAGAGCGCCGACCTGGTGCTCGGTTCGCGCTGGATCTCCGGCGGCCGGGTGGTGAACTGGCCCAAGTCCCGTGAGTTCATCTCCCGCGGCGGCAGCACCTACTCGCGGCTGCTGCTGGACGTGCCGATCCGTGATGTGACCGGCGGCTACCGGGCGTTCCGCCGGGAGACCCTGGAGGGCCTGGGCCTGGGCGAGGTCGCGTCGGCCGGCTACTGCTTCCAGGTGGATCTGGCCTGGCGCGCGGTCAAGGCCGGCTTCCATGTGGTCGAGGTGCCGATCACCTTCGTCGAGCGGGAGCGCGGCGACAGCAAGATGAGCCGCAGCATCCTCGTCGAGGCGCTGTGGCGGGTGACCGCGTGGGGCGTCGGCTCCCGGGTCGCGAAGGTCACCAAGCGCACGGACTGA